A genomic segment from Bradyrhizobium sp. ISRA430 encodes:
- a CDS encoding GNAT family N-acetyltransferase, with protein sequence MMLIDVSVETLRNLERLEASWKELEARAPHSFYLSWLWIGTWLRHLPKAAQPHVLVARASGKIVGLAIICRRRAWSLGPHAGARWLLNETGDTRFDSLYIEYNDILADRSLADATIDACLEALTHRLRHSDQLVLSGIDLDFEMAASRTASRVGLVTEVKQTDTVWWIDFAKVRQRGGHYRATLGRNTRQAVNRAMRLYAERGPIEFRIMETTSEALAAFDLLQAFHEARWGCRGPLANPDFRQFHEELIALGVPIGAVRISRTLVGDQTIGVLYNFVHDDRVLNYQSGFLYERDGRLKPGLVSHVLSIEDSIVRGERGYDFLAGSAGHKPHLANAAHAMKWIAIGRDGPERRLEANFRHAKSVLRTIATNLRLRLTKKELSSVFRA encoded by the coding sequence ATGATGCTCATCGACGTCAGCGTGGAGACCTTGCGGAACCTTGAGAGACTTGAGGCCTCGTGGAAGGAGCTCGAAGCGCGGGCGCCCCACTCATTCTACTTGTCTTGGCTCTGGATCGGCACTTGGCTACGGCATCTCCCGAAGGCCGCGCAACCGCACGTTCTCGTCGCTCGGGCGTCAGGCAAGATCGTTGGTTTGGCGATTATTTGCCGGCGGCGAGCGTGGAGTCTCGGGCCGCATGCGGGGGCGCGTTGGCTATTGAACGAAACCGGAGATACTCGTTTCGACAGCTTGTACATCGAGTACAATGATATTCTTGCAGATCGATCTCTAGCCGATGCCACTATAGACGCATGCCTCGAGGCCTTGACGCACCGCTTGCGGCACTCGGACCAACTGGTGCTCTCTGGAATCGACCTCGACTTTGAGATGGCCGCGAGTCGCACCGCAAGCCGAGTTGGGCTCGTTACGGAGGTGAAGCAGACAGATACGGTATGGTGGATTGATTTCGCCAAGGTCCGCCAGAGAGGCGGACATTACCGCGCGACGTTGGGCCGCAATACGCGCCAGGCCGTGAACCGTGCCATGCGGTTATATGCGGAACGCGGGCCCATTGAGTTCCGGATTATGGAAACGACCTCGGAAGCTCTCGCCGCGTTCGATTTGCTGCAGGCGTTTCATGAGGCGCGATGGGGATGCAGGGGGCCTCTTGCCAATCCGGACTTCCGTCAGTTTCACGAGGAACTGATTGCGCTCGGAGTCCCCATAGGGGCCGTCCGCATCTCACGGACGTTGGTAGGGGACCAGACGATCGGGGTCTTGTACAATTTTGTGCATGACGACCGTGTTCTTAATTACCAAAGCGGCTTTCTTTATGAGCGCGATGGCCGGCTCAAGCCCGGGCTAGTCAGCCATGTGCTGTCTATTGAGGACAGCATCGTGCGCGGGGAGCGCGGCTACGATTTTCTGGCGGGCTCCGCCGGGCACAAGCCCCATCTAGCTAATGCGGCGCATGCTATGAAGTGGATCGCGATAGGTAGAGACGGTCCAGAGCGCCGCCTCGAGGCCAACTTCAGGCATGCCAAGTCAGTGCTAAGGACCATTGCTACGAATCTTAGGCTGCGGCTGACCAAGAAGGAGCTGTCCTCCGTATTCCGTGCGTAG